CAGTGCTTTACTCTTTTCTCACCGGTAGCTCATTAACTATGACCGCGCATGGTGCAAATAACCCCACCAATTATGGTTTTTTGGCGGCAATGGCATTGGTATCAACCATTAGCGGAATGAAATTTCTACCAGTTTTCTACTTAGCGGGTAAGTGGTGGGGTGAAGAGTTCATTACGCTTTCATTTGGCAAACGCCAACCACTCTGGTGGCGTAAAACCCAAAACTTTATCCGTCAGCACACTGGTTTGTCACTGTTTATTTCTTATATCCCCTTCGTACCTATCCCACCAACGATTGTCATTATTATCGCTGCCATTAAACAGGTACGTTGGCAGGTTGTTACCGCATATACCTTTGTTTATATCCTGATACTAAAAATCTTCTATGCCTGGCTCGGTGCTACATTTGACCAAACTGTCATTGACGGATTGCAAGTTGTTGACCGATATTTACTATGGATCACGCTCGCGCTATTAGGCTGGACAATGTTTGTTGCCAACCGCAAACCCTCCCTTAAAAAGTCTTAACTTTTCATAGCGCGTGAAAACGACGTGCATAAAAAAAATATGTGGCGGTGAACTTAACGTAGTTCACCGCCACATATGTTTTAGGGTATTCATATTTTCATGTTTTTCATGCACGTCTTTTTAAGCTATGGCTTTTCGCTATGTTGGCTTAGATTTTTGTGAATTATTTCAAAGTTATAAGGCACTTTGGTCTTCATTAACGTACTGTTTCTTTGCCCATATCCGTGCTGGTTCTTCTACTAATTCATAACTAATAAACGCTACTGCCACGCTTAATGCACTAGTCATGCTGGTAACTAAGAAAAAATTTCCACTAAAAATATTGATCCCTAAAAGAGGAAACACCAACGATAACAGTGGTACATGCCATAAAAAGATTGAATAAGAAATTTTTCCTAGCCATAACGCTACCGGAGTGCTCAATACACTTTTCGAAGTATCAGCAAGTGCATAAGGGGTAATAACCAAAGCACAAAACAGTGTTCCCGCCATAATCCGCAGCACAAATTCTCCTGGGTTAGGATGAACCAACCCCAAGGGGCCAAACCATTCTTGGCCAGCAATCCATGCTACGAACACTGCTAATGGCCAACTTAGCCACCGTAGTATCGCCGGTAAATACACAACAGTTTCTAATTCTGCTAAAACAAGTCCCACCACAAACCATGGAATATAACTCGGTGGAAATATCTGAAAATTCACACCACTTTCCGGCCACGGTGTACCTGACCAGATAAAACTTAAGCATGCCAAAATTAAAAATAAGCTGATTCGAGTGGTGCGTCGATATGGGCTAAGCAAGCGGAAAAGAAGTGGTAAGACCAGGTAAAAAGCTACTTCAACCGCAAGAGACCAAAGATGTGTTAATCCCCCAGCAAGGGAATTGGGAAAATAAATCTGGGTAAAACTCAGCGTTGCAAAAATGGTACCTAGATTTATATCAAATGCTTCCGGAAGAAAAGCTACTACCAAGAGTACGCATACCCAACACGCTGGGATAATACGAGCTGCTCTGCGAAGATAATAACCCTGTCGATGAAAATTACGCCACAATAAAAAAGCTGATAAGGCAAAAAATACTGCAACAAAGTAATCAAAACGTGCCAGCACGGCACCGAATATCGTGCCCGGATTCACCCCGGTTTGAAAAGCTGTGTGGGTGAGCAGCACCCCAAATGCGGCGACGGCGCGTAACCCCTCAAGTTGAGGCTTGAATTGCGGGTACGATTGACTCACTGTGTGCTTTCACGTTGGAAGTTAAAATCTGGATCTTTTATGGATCAAGAATACAAGTAACAAGTAAGCTAACGAACATTGGGCTGTGAAAGGAAACTGTTTCTTCGTGCGAAAAATACCAAGCCGGCAAGTCATCGTTGCGTTAATAATTGCCGTACTTTTTTTCTTGCTTTCCATTATCGTTCCCAATGTTGTCACCACACAGCTTAAATCATTGGCAACTAATACAACACGTCATGTCACTACTGTTCCAGCAGCGTCAACAGTGCTTAATTTTGGCGCCGACTGTTCAACTGATGCAGCATTATCGTGTTTTATCCAACAGACCACCACCCATCTTGAACGTACCCTTCGTACTTCGTCGACAGATAATAAAAAAGAAGTGGATCTACACGTTGAGGAACGCTTCATTGCTGATGCAATCGATAGGAATGCTAAACCCATCGAACTCATTCAAGTATCCGATTACCTACGGTTAATCCGGCATTCAACCTATCCGGTTATCGATCAAATTAGTTCCATTGAGGTTCATGCCCCAAGCATGGGAGTAAGTTTTAGTACCGGTGATTTCACTCGTGGCGGATTACAATACTTTTTCCCGTTTAATACTGAGCGTCGCAGCTTCGACTTTTTCGATGTTCTTGCACAAACCAGCACTCCGCTAGATTATGTAGAAAATATTGATGGGGTGTATGAATTTAGCCAAACTGTTGCCCCGGTAGATCTCACCAAAGCAGCCACACGATCTTTTACCCACCCAGAAGACATTAGTGACGACCCCAGCAATACCCCCACCATTAATGATCTCACCGAAAGCCAACGCGCGGTCGTTGACGCAATGCATATAAGTGGTACTGCCGCACGTTTTTATCCCGAAGGCGGATCAGAAAATGTCATACTCAAACCTTATTACACTGTCGATCGCAGAATATGGGTGGAGCCTAAAAGCGGCGTTATTGTTAACCAGCAGGAAAAGATTTTTATTTTCTATGCTCGCAATCCTGCCGAAGCTCTAGAAACAGCTCGAGTGGGCCAAGACGAGTACCGCACAATCTTAGCGACGACCTCACAATGGGATGCACAAACACAACAAGAAGCCTGGGCACAGGCACAACCAGTGGTACAAACGCTACGTAATCTACAAATTTTTGCCTTCATTGCCCAACTTATTGCTGGCTTCTTTATTCTGGTTGCGCTGCGTCAGTACCTCAAAAATCGCTGACTTTTAAAAAACGATACAAAAGATGTGCAGTGGATTGAGGTAGCCAGTATGCGGTTTCAACTTTTTAAAAAATATTGCTCCTCGCTCAACCCATTAATCGTCTATGCCACAGCACTTATCGTGGCACTTTTGTGGCCACTGTTTTTTCCTGGGGTGCTTCTGTTGCGCGATATGGTGGTCCTTGATGATATGGCGCTTACCCGCGCATCGGTAGGCGCTGGTGATCTTGCGGCACGTAACACCCCACAAGATGGTTTTCTCGCATTAGTAAGTATTATTTTTCCAGCTAGTTGGATTGTGCGCATTATGCTCTTTGGCTCAGCGGCACTAGGAGCTTGGGCAGCAGCACGCTTAGGTAACTCCAGGTGGACAAAAGCCGCAGCAATAACTGTGTGTTTGTGGAACCCTTTTGTTATTGAACGTTTACTCCAAGGACATTGGTCTTTAGTAATCGTCGCTTTTCTTTTACCAGCACTTTATGTGTTGCGTTTTCAGTTTTATCCTGTGCTGCTCATTATGTGGCTTTGTTCGCTTACACCTACTGGAGCGGTTATTGCCTTAGTAGTTGCGTTAGTTTGTGCGCCTCGTTATTGGATTGTGCATGATTTAAAAATCCGACGGTGGATTCTGTTTGGCTATGGAATTATTATCTTTTTACCGTGGCTTATTCCTAGCATCATAGCTAGGCCAGCAGCTTCTGCTACCAGCACAATATTTTTCGCTCGGGCAGAAACCTATGTTGGTTGGTTTGGCAGCATACTTGGTCTTGGCGGGATATGGAATGCCTCTGTAGTACCAGCATCTCGTTCATATGGGTTCGCGCTCTGTGGCGTAATACTTTTTTCGATACTTTTTATTTTTATGCCTTCTCGACTACGGATATTAGCTATCTTTGGTCTTGGGGAGATGACCGCATTATGGCTTTTCCCCCAGTTACTCTCTATTCCAGGGATGGCATTATTTCGTGATTCCCAGAAACTATGTTTACTACTTATCCCTGGACTAGTTGCTGCTGCTGGACAGGTAACCATAGCTTATAAAACTGCACAAAATACCCAGAACAACCAGCAAAAATTCTTGGCTCCTCTTGTATTGTGTCTTGCTATCCTCCAAATACCTGATGCCCCACTAGCAGTATCGGCATTAAAGCCTATTGAAACTGGATCATGGTATGAGCTTCCTGGCACCGCGCTAGTTATAGATACCCATACGCTCCGTCAATACGACGAACGCGTCATCGTAAACCCGTGGTCAAAAGCAACTGATACCGTTGAATCTGGTCAACTCAGCATTGATAATAAAATTATTGATCCTCCCAGTCAGCGTTACCAACAAGCTATCAAAGGCGATATGGAAGGAATTTCGTGGATTATTATCGACGACCAACCGTATGCGACTGGCAATGCGCCAGTTAAGCATGATCAGTTCTATCTACTGGGACTAGCTTTGGTTATCGCGTGGACGTTTAATCCTCTTGTTATTTTTATCCTATGGTGGCTATCACGAAGACGCACTATGCGTATTCGTCAATAGTTCTTTGAGTAAGGCTTCAAATTGCTTTCCGGTTTCTTCCCAGGAGTAACTATGCGCTTTTAATTTGGCACGTTCGCCTAGTTTTTTGCGATAGGAAGCGTCGTCAAGCAAAGTTTTTACTGCTTGCGATAATTCTTGCGGAGTATCAACAAGTACTCCGGTTTCGTTATCTTCGATGGAATCTCGTAATCCACCAGATTGGGTATAACCGATTGTAGGTACCCCGTGTTGAGCTGCTTCAATAACCGCAAGCCCCCAGCCTTCTTTTCTTGATGGCATAAGGTGCAACGCTGCTTGATCAAGAAGCGCATGCTTATAGTCTTCAGTGACCTGACCATGGAAAATAACTTTCCCGCTTACTCCTTTACGCTGCGCGTATGCTCGTAATTCATCTTCCCACCAGCCAGAACCAATTACATCGAGCACAACATCAAGATCTTCAATCACATCGATAGCATCTTCAATATGCTTATGCGGCACCAAACGCGACAAAGTAACAAGGTGTATTCGCTGGTCATTAGGCAAAATAGGAACAAAACTAGGAATTGGATCTACTCCA
This DNA window, taken from Corynebacterium kutscheri, encodes the following:
- a CDS encoding acyltransferase family protein: MSQSYPQFKPQLEGLRAVAAFGVLLTHTAFQTGVNPGTIFGAVLARFDYFVAVFFALSAFLLWRNFHRQGYYLRRAARIIPACWVCVLLVVAFLPEAFDINLGTIFATLSFTQIYFPNSLAGGLTHLWSLAVEVAFYLVLPLLFRLLSPYRRTTRISLFLILACLSFIWSGTPWPESGVNFQIFPPSYIPWFVVGLVLAELETVVYLPAILRWLSWPLAVFVAWIAGQEWFGPLGLVHPNPGEFVLRIMAGTLFCALVITPYALADTSKSVLSTPVALWLGKISYSIFLWHVPLLSLVFPLLGINIFSGNFFLVTSMTSALSVAVAFISYELVEEPARIWAKKQYVNEDQSAL
- a CDS encoding DUF3068 domain-containing protein, with protein sequence MRKIPSRQVIVALIIAVLFFLLSIIVPNVVTTQLKSLATNTTRHVTTVPAASTVLNFGADCSTDAALSCFIQQTTTHLERTLRTSSTDNKKEVDLHVEERFIADAIDRNAKPIELIQVSDYLRLIRHSTYPVIDQISSIEVHAPSMGVSFSTGDFTRGGLQYFFPFNTERRSFDFFDVLAQTSTPLDYVENIDGVYEFSQTVAPVDLTKAATRSFTHPEDISDDPSNTPTINDLTESQRAVVDAMHISGTAARFYPEGGSENVILKPYYTVDRRIWVEPKSGVIVNQQEKIFIFYARNPAEALETARVGQDEYRTILATTSQWDAQTQQEAWAQAQPVVQTLRNLQIFAFIAQLIAGFFILVALRQYLKNR
- a CDS encoding glycosyltransferase family 4 protein, which translates into the protein MKILLLCWRDSTHPQGGGSERYLERVASYLVKSGHEVIYRTSSFTDSPYRSYRDGIWFSRRGGKFGVYMHAALAMLAGRVGLGIARNVDVVVDTQNGIPFFARFFSGRPTILLTHHCHREQWPVAGPFLSRLGWFLESVVSPFVHRGMSYVTVSAPSKEELVELGVREADISIIRNGVDPIPSFVPILPNDQRIHLVTLSRLVPHKHIEDAIDVIEDLDVVLDVIGSGWWEDELRAYAQRKGVSGKVIFHGQVTEDYKHALLDQAALHLMPSRKEGWGLAVIEAAQHGVPTIGYTQSGGLRDSIEDNETGVLVDTPQELSQAVKTLLDDASYRKKLGERAKLKAHSYSWEETGKQFEALLKELLTNTHSASS